One Chionomys nivalis chromosome 4, mChiNiv1.1, whole genome shotgun sequence genomic region harbors:
- the LOC130872912 gene encoding zinc finger protein OZF-like isoform X2, producing the protein MLENYENLTSVGCQFFIPSPTPWLKQEEELETVEITVPQQLELQPDDSELPNYLKMPSSSAVEMVADSALPQQSENHSEGDLCDSKPCGEVLGEQLCLNPEVSMQSQGYSSECNWYGKDILSLLKETSTGQNISELNQCGKIFSLTPNIIYPSTSTNEKPFECTDYETVFFNQPYFQADMRPQNGGEPFDWNKYGNGFIHPTSFAMHLPILNARTPYKFEECGKDFQYFACLNNPMGMCTGEKFCDCKECWKAFTVSSHLTQYVSIHTEEKSKVCKICGKSFANFSRLSAHVKTHNEEKPFVCKECGKAFKNMSYLNDHVRIHTGIKSYKCMECGKAFLRWSGLTEHIRVHTGEKPYECKECGKTFSRSTQLTEHVRTHTGIKPYECKECGKAFTQYSGLATHVRIHSGEKPFECKECGKAFTRTSGLIHHVRTHTGEKPFECVHCGKTFITSSHRTKHLKIHSGEKPFVCNVCGKAFIYSTSLNIHMRTHTGEKPYICKQCGKAFAVYSRLRKHSRVHTEEKPYQCEGMSVAI; encoded by the exons GATGTCAGTTCTTCATTCCTAGTCCGACCCCCTGGTTAAAACAAGAAGAAGAGTTGGAGACGGTGGAAATTACAGTTCCTCAAC AATTGGAATTACAACCCGATGATTCAGAGCTTCCGAATTACTTAAAGATGCCAAGTTCCAGTGCAGTAGAAATG GTAGCTGATTCAGCCCTTCCTCAACAGTCAGAAAACCACAGTGAAGGGGACTTGTGTGACTCTAAGCCATGTGGAGAAGTGCTGGGTGAACAATTATGCCTTAACCCAGAGGTGAGCATGCAGAGCCAAGGATACAGTTCTGAGTGTAACTGGTATGGGAAAGACATTCTTTCTTTGCTCAAGGAAACCTCTACTGGACAGAACATTTCTGAGCTTAATCAGTGTGGAAAAATCTTCAGTCTGACGCCAAACATCATATACCCGAGCACTAGCACAAATGAGAAACCCTTTGAATGCACAGACTATGAGACAGTCTTTTTTAATCAGCCATACTTTCAGGCAGATATGAGGCCTCAGAATGGAGGAGAACCATTTGACTGGAATAAATATGGGAATGGTTTTATTCATCCCACAAGCTTTGCTATGCATCTTCCAATTCTCAATGCAAGAACCCCCTACAAATTTGAGGAATGTGGAAAGGATTTTCAGTATTTTGCATGCCTTAATAATCCCATGGGAATGTGCACTGGAGAAAAATTCTGTGACTGCAAGGAATGTTGGAAAGCCTTCACGGTTTCCTCACACCTAACTCAATATGTCTCAATTCATACTGAAGAAAAATCCAAAGTATGTAAGATATGTGGGAAGTCCTTTGCTAATTTTTCTCGACTTTCTGCACATGTAAAAACTCATAATGAAGAAAAGCCCTTTGTATGCAAGGAGTGTGGAAAGGCCTTTAAAAATATGTCATACCTTAATGATCACGTTAGAATTCACACTGGAATAAAATCATACAAATGTATggaatgtgggaaagccttcctTCGATGGTCAGGCCTCACTGAACACATAAGAGTTCACACTGGGGAAAAGCCTTACGAGTGTAAGGAATGTGGAAAAACCTTTTCTAGATCTACTCAGCTTACTGAACAtgtaagaacacacactggaatcaaaccttatgaatgtaaggagtgtgggaaagccttcactCAGTACTCAGGCCTTGCCACACATGTACGAATTCATAGTGGAGAGAAGCCCTTTGAATGTAAGGAATGTGGGAAGGCCTTTACCAGGACCTCTGGCCTGATTCATCATGTGAGAACTCACACAGGAGAGAAGCCTTTTGAATGTGTTCATTGTGGGAAAACCTTCATAACTTCCTCCCATCGCACAAAACATCTGAAAATTCACAGTGGCGAAAAGCCCTTTGTATGTAATGTATGTGGGAAAGCATTTATATATTCCACATCCCTTAATATTCACATgcgaacccatactggagagaagccctatatATGTAAGCAGTGTGGGAAAGCATTTGCTGTTTACTCACGTCTAAGGAAACATAGCAGAGTTCACACTGAAGAGAAGCCCTATCAATGTGAGGGTATGAGTGTTGCTATTTAG